One region of Cryptococcus deuterogattii R265 chromosome 14, complete sequence genomic DNA includes:
- a CDS encoding nuclear protein, with product MSPSDGRGHSECTSLQYSIRTDNSPVDANRQSRPAKRVKVAAACENCKTRKLGCDGSHPCQRCIQDQRTCTYAQREARSALTRARMTELEDRISAYERIWNAVLQEYPIQQAYNDAMEYGMSLAVNRAKISRLPKSQPHVDHSYTLPSTIAPPSTDFTFNRTEPRTSAVRLSSPIGSISSPPTRMPSVELESGPPQSTSDEVDNGYEWQEEAKQVPGRANLQADAGMASLTSSGKGASYLGLSSGATFLNAIRRLSPQAVADLSPNGAFITSGSLVMGGGSNALQEWNPNPAEKQVVLPSAVATKPLVESYFRYFHPLTPLVHEPTIRAQISGAVPIVKPGSDVLMYMIFAMGALDLAQSEEDDDGHGYYEIARQSMDREILEGGTLPLVQGLAIMANYLQRNNRPNAGYLCLGMAIRMATALGLHTPTAGKKCSVLEKEMRIRVWWSLVALEAGCAVTFGRPHSVGPFQLAAIPLPLNVDDEYLTVSTTVQPKPCDHPTLYTALIVQAKLAKVTCGIHDRILQSHPAPTVEQVKRYDGRVVSVLQAQSNISQVEQNDPYQLARRVQLWRIKDFRAVLHRPILLAAAWDTSHRKMLLPGVREAIEACRVLALENLEDIGNFVSAQQSHQRGSEWYTLYFAFQASLTLLLSIVWEPHHTNAAQWRSALTSTALWFRQIQSMKRLALAYASVLESVVGILPSPGVVDALIRAVEDTSSQSNLGIMSNPITDHGDADILDFERYWMELWDNDTSTSNLRWSVDDSMQNGWQF from the exons ATGAGCCCAAGCGATGGGAGAGGCCACTCAGAATGTACCTCGCTACAATACTCGATAAGAACAGATAACAGTCCTGTGGATGCAAATAGACAGTCACGACCAGCGAAAAGAGTCAAAGTTGCGGCTGCCTGTGAAAATTGTA AAACGCGTAAACTAGGATGTGATGGCAGTCATCCATGTCAGCGATGTATACAGGACCAACGTACATGTACGTACGCACAAAGAGAAGCGAGATCGGCTCTGACACGGGCGAGAATGACCGAGTTGGAAGATCG TATCTCAGCGTATGAGAGGATCTGGAACGCTGTGTTGCAAGAATACCCGATTCAGCAGGCATATAATGATGCTATGGAATACGGAATGTCATTGGCTGTCAACAGAGCGAAAATATCGCGACTACCAAAAAGTCAG CCTCACGTCGATCATTCCTATACACTACCCAGTACCATTGCTCCTCCATCCACCGACTTCACTTTTAACAGAACGGAACCCCGTACTTCGGCGGTACGCCTCTCTTCCCCGATTGGATCAATATCTTCACCTCCCACTCGAATGCCATCCGTTGAACTTGAGTCAGGGCCGCCTCAGTCGACCTCAGATGAAGTGGACAATGGCTAtgaatggcaagaagaggcgaAACAGGTGCCTGGTCGAGCGAACTTGCAAGCAGACGCTGGGATGGCAAGTTTAACTTCTTCTGGTAAAGGCGCTAGTTATCTCGGTCTATCGTCAGGGGCAACGTTCTTGAACGCCATTAGAAGGCTGTCTCCACAAGCTGTGGCGGATCTGTCGCCAAATGGCGCGTTCATAACTTCTGGTTCGTTGGTGATGGGCGGTGGGTCGAATGCGTTGCAGGAATGGAATCCAAATCCGGCAGAAAAACAAGTTGTCCTGCCTTCTGCTGTAGCAACAAAACCTTTGGTGGAAAGTTACTTTCGATACTTTC ATCCCCTCACTCCTCTTGTCCACGAGCCAACTATCCGAGCGCAAATCAGTGGTGCTGTTCCGATCGTCAAGCCCGGTTCAGACGTATTGATGTATATGATCTTCGCTATGGGTGCTTTAGATCTAGCACAGtccgaagaagacgatgatggacATGGGTACTATGAGATAGCCCGACAATCTATGGATAGAGAAATTTTGGAAGGTGGAACTTTACCTCTTGTTCAGGGTTTAGCGATCATGGCGAATTACTTGCAACGTAATAACCGTCCTAACGCTGGATATTTGTGTTTGGGTATGGCAATACGTATGGCTACTGCTTTAGGACTGCATACACCCACAGCAGGGAAGAAATGTTCTGTactggaaaaggagatgaggatcaGAGTTTGGTGGTCTCTGGTGGCTTTGGAAGCTGGTTGTGCGGTGACTTTTGGTAGACCACATTCAGTTGGACCATTCCAACTGGCAGCCATACCATTACCTCTTAATGTGGATGACGAGTATTTGACCGTATCGACCACTGTACAACCAAAACCCTGCGACCATCCGACGCTTTATACAGCTTTAATCGTCCAAGCGAAACTTGCGAAGGTCACTTGTGGTATTCATGATAGGATCTTACAATCTCACCCTGCCCCGACTGTTGAACAAGTCAAACGGTACGATGGGAGAGTCGTTTCAGTTCTACAAGCTCAGTCGAATATCTCGCAGGTCGAACAGAATGATCCTTACCAGCTGGCTAGGAGGGTTCAGTTATGGCGCATAAAGGATTTCAGGGCGGTTCTTCATAGGCCAATCTTGCTGGCCGCTGCTTGGGATACCAGTCACAGGAAAATGCTGCTGCCTGGTGTAAGGGAAGCTATCGA AGCATGTCGAGTGCTGGCTCTGGAAAACCTGGAAGATATCGGCAACTTTGTCTCTGCCCAGCAAAGTCATCAAAGAGGATCTGAATGGTACACTCTGTACTTTGCTTTTCAAGCTTCCTTGACTCTGTTACTATCGATTGTGTGGGAGCCACACCATACTAATGCCGCACAGTGGAGATCCGCACTCACCTCCACAGCCCTTTGGTTTAGGCAGATACAATCAATGAAGAGG CTTGCTTTGGCCTATGCGTCAGTGCTCGAGAGTGTTGTTGGAATACTTCCTTCACCGGGAGTGGTGGATGCGTTGATTCGTGCAGTGGAAGATACCTCGTCCCAATCGAACTTGGGAATTATGTCAAATCCTATTACGGATCACGGGGATGCGGATATCCTGGATTTTGAACGATACTG GATGGAGCTTTGGGATAACGATACTAGTACATCTAACTTGAGATGGTCTGTTGATGATAGCATGCAAAATGGTTGGCAGTTTTGA
- a CDS encoding NAD binding dehydrogenase, translating to MRDAAVDGLGHDDEIPSARLQPEPGPDVRVLVIGAGNINFGSDEGPWNHSQRLEQKLGNRLKIVGLVDPATSRAEAVLRAKSLTFAASAYADTPIYPSVKDAISALSSNPPEMILLGSPPAFRGTTDPSKGFNTEVLLTEGFPNAALFVEKPVSTGSVEEALKVAEYLEGKGNLVSVGYMLRYSAAVQKMKQILKENNLEVMMTSARYVMAYEHSVKVAWWTKSIDCGPIVEQATHFCDLSRYFAGEADLDTVMAHSIEWYEKPGQLTKIPFNEDILVPEDDRIPRFTSATWKYKSGAIGHLEHGVSLQGTEFSTEITVFADGYQLKLIDPYNRPTLYVRRPGSDVEEVHNFKDDDPFLSEMSIFIDTAGKSSSEMPVLSSFADAVRTYELTWAIRWASEKTRSSRA from the exons ATGAGAGATGCCGCTGTGGATGGGCTAGGTCACGATGATGAGATTCCTTCTGCTAG ATTGCAACCTGAACCAGGTCCAGATGTAAGAGTATTGGTAATCGGAGCGGGTAACA TCAACTTTGGTTCTGACGAAGGG CCATGGAATCACTCTCAACGACTCGAGCAAAAATTAGGCAACCGGTTGAAGATTGTCGGACTAGTTGATCCTGCAACTTCACGAGCTGAAGCAGTCTTAAGGGCGAAATCACTCACTTTCGCTGCTTCAGCTTATGCCGATACACCCATCTATCCATCGGTCAAGGATGCCATCTCTGCTTTATCTTCAAATCCACCTGAAATGATCCTTCTCGGATCTCCACCCGCTTTCAGAGGTACAACCGACCCATCAAAAGGCTTCAACACTGAGGTACTACTGACCGAAGGTTTCCCCAACGCCGCTCTATTCGTTGAGAAACCCGTTAGTACGGGAagtgttgaagaagcccTCAAAGTCGCGGAATActtggaagggaaaggcaACCTGGTCAGTGTCGGTTACATGTTAAGGTATTCTGCCGCTgtgcagaagatgaagcagatATTGAAAGAGAACAACCTTGAAGTCATGATGACTTCCGCGAGGTATGTGATGG CTTACGAACATAGTGTGAAAGTCGCTTGGTGGACTAAGTCTATCGATTGTGGACCCATCGTTGAGCAGGCTA CCCATTTCTGTGATCTCTCAAGATATTTTGCTGGTGAAGCAGACCTTGACACTGTCATGGCACACAGTATAGAATGGTATGAAAAGCCTGGCCAGCTTACTAAA ATACCCTTCAACGAGGACATTCTTGTACCGGAAGATGATCGAATTCCCCGTTTCACGAGCGCTACGTGGAAATACAAGTCCGGTGCTATCGGTCATTTAGAACATGGTGTTTCCCTCCAGGGTACAGA ATTCTCCACCGAGATCACCGTGTTTGCTGATGGATACCAGTTGAAGCTGATTGATCCTT ACAACCGACCAACTCTTTACGTTCGAAGACCTGGAAGcgatgttgaagaagttcACAATTTCAAAGACGATGACCCATTCCTTTCGGAAATGTCAATATTCATCGATACGGCCGGTAAAAGTAGTTCGGAGATGCCAGTTTTGAGTTCATTTGCAGATG CTGTCCGGACATATGAACTTACTTGGGCTATTCGATGGGCAAGTGAAAAGACCCGTAGCTCGAGGGCGTAA